A single region of the Vicia villosa cultivar HV-30 ecotype Madison, WI linkage group LG4, Vvil1.0, whole genome shotgun sequence genome encodes:
- the LOC131594783 gene encoding uncharacterized protein LOC131594783 — MLTALSRFVTKSAQHALPFFKLLRKEATFEWSEECEPALSHLKQVLSKPPVLSRPDDNEPLYLYLAVSNEAVSAALIREIDDGQKPVYFTSKALQGPEVQYQQIEKVALALVTAARRLRYYFLAHTIIVQTDQPIKQLLNRPDMAGRMLRWSLELSEFDVQYESRRALKAQALADFVAEMTLIANSPSPAENKWTIYVDGASSSSGSGAGIILENDEGLIIEVSLVLSFNTSNNQAEYEALLAGLRLAEDVGAREVKIYTDSQLIASHVSGDYQAKNDVLAEYLMLVKDKMKKFAKAEVEHIPREHNSRADVLSKLASTKKKGGNKSVIQEILSRPSIDKGAQPLTVLAIGDDNCWMTPMYNCLTKDELPTDAKEASAIKRRACSYTIVENKLYR; from the coding sequence ATGCTCACGGCACTATCCCGTTTCGTCACAAAATCCGCCCAACACGCTCTTCCATTCTTTAAGTTATTACGAAAAGAAGCGACCTTtgaatggtccgaggaatgcgagccAGCACTATCACACCTCAAGCAAGTACTCTCCAAACCACCCGTCCTCTCTCGACCCGATGACAACGAGCCGTTATATCTCTACCTGGCCGTCTCAAATGAGGCAGTCAGCGCGGCCTTGATCCGAGAGATTGATGACGGGCAGAAACCCGTATActtcaccagcaaagccctacaaggacccGAGGTGCAATACCAGCAGATTGAGAAAGTCGCCCTGGCCCTAGTGACAGCAGCCAGAAGGCTGagatactacttcctcgcccataccATCATCGTTCAAACAGATCAGCCTATCAAGCAACTCCTCaaccgaccagacatggccgggagaatgctaagGTGGTCCCTCGAGCTTTCCGAGTTCGACGTACAGTACGAAAGCAGGCGGGCACTGAAGGCTCAGGCGCTGGCAGATTTCGTAGCTGAGATGACCTTAATCGCCAACTCCCCGTCCCCTGCtgagaataagtggaccatctacgtagatggcgcctcaagcagctCGGGGAGCGGGGCCGGCATTATCTTAGAAAACGACGAGGGActcatcatcgaagtatccttagttCTGTCTttcaacacgtcgaacaaccaggccgaatacgaaGCTCTCCTAGCGGGCCTACGACTCGCTGAGGATGTGGGCGCGCGGGAGGTTAAAATCTACACCGACTCCCAACTCATCGCATCCCATgtcagcggcgattaccaagccaaaaacgacgtgCTCGCCGAGTACCTCATGCTCgtcaaagataagatgaaaaaattcgcAAAGGCAGAAGTCGAGCACATCCCGCGAGAACACAACTCACGGGCCGACGTCTTATCCAAACTCGCGAGCACAAAAAAGAAAGGCGGAAACAAGTCAGTGATCCAGGAAATCCTATCAAGGCCAAGCATAGACAAGGGCGCACAACCCCTAACAGTGCTCGCCATCGGCGACGACAACTGCTGGATGACCCCGATGTATAACTGTCTCACGAAGGACGAACTCCCAACCGACGCAAAAGAGGCTTCAGCAATAAAAagacgagcctgctcgtacaccaTCGTCGAGAACAAACTATACCGATGA